A window of Candidatus Bathyarchaeota archaeon contains these coding sequences:
- a CDS encoding multicopper oxidase: MSSSKKLIALATIFCALLIFSLVPAVFSQTPQLLDPKTIPKFVNQLTGPPPVYTPTNITDNNGNLIRQEYTVKVAEFTQQMLPATKADGSPTGFAATKVWGYQAEAHNPLTGEALGNFASTPGCTFEAIQGVPVQVKWVNNLLDSNGQPLKYLVPVDTSIHWANPNGDAMDMTGGNMQTQIPPTIVTHLHGGEVPSTSDGHPDAWWTADGKHGSAYNTAASTEANSAVYVYPNGQPPATLWYHDHALGLTRLNVLSGLAGFYLLRNTVDSVEKFLPSGEFEVPLAIQDRSFYPDGSLYYPTVGNTPAVHPQWQPSFLGNTIIVNGLAWPNMDVKQGLYRLRILDGSNSRFYDLSFSNGMSFTQIGSDGGYLKAPVESTSKLIALGERIDILVDFSNVAVGEKIVLRNTAEEGNQNAQTTGQIMQFTVVGEQGFKGQDLPSELNPTLSGEFPTLASSGKQRILTLTDVAGASGTQMMLLDGQEWSAPITETPTVGSTEDWVIVNPLMEAHPIHLHLVQFQIVSRQTFNIGSYLAEWSRLNGETPFNHTTINVQSLDPYLTGTKKAAAPSEQGWKDTVIVNTGEVVTIRIRWTQLDGSPYAFDATAGPGYVWHCHMLEHEDNEMMRPYVLVAAGINWVFMVVAAAAVSSGAVLAALVFLRRRRNRGAI; the protein is encoded by the coding sequence GCTAATTGCCCTAGCAACTATTTTTTGTGCACTGTTAATTTTCTCTTTAGTTCCTGCAGTTTTCTCTCAAACTCCCCAGTTACTGGACCCCAAGACTATACCCAAATTCGTCAACCAACTAACAGGTCCGCCGCCAGTTTACACCCCAACCAACATCACAGATAACAATGGCAACCTCATCAGACAAGAATACACCGTAAAAGTCGCCGAATTCACCCAACAGATGTTGCCCGCCACGAAAGCAGATGGGTCACCGACGGGGTTTGCAGCCACAAAAGTCTGGGGTTACCAAGCAGAAGCCCACAACCCCCTCACAGGCGAAGCTCTGGGGAACTTTGCCAGCACTCCTGGCTGTACTTTTGAAGCCATCCAAGGTGTCCCCGTTCAAGTGAAATGGGTAAACAACCTCTTAGACTCAAACGGGCAGCCCTTAAAGTACTTGGTTCCTGTAGATACCTCGATTCACTGGGCAAACCCAAACGGCGACGCCATGGACATGACAGGCGGCAACATGCAAACCCAAATTCCGCCGACAATCGTCACCCACCTGCACGGAGGCGAAGTCCCATCAACCTCGGATGGGCACCCCGACGCTTGGTGGACCGCCGACGGCAAACACGGCTCCGCCTACAACACTGCTGCCTCAACCGAAGCAAACTCAGCGGTCTACGTATACCCTAACGGGCAGCCGCCAGCCACGTTGTGGTACCATGATCACGCTTTGGGTTTAACCCGCCTAAACGTGCTCTCAGGTTTAGCAGGCTTCTATCTGCTGAGGAACACAGTTGACTCCGTCGAGAAGTTTTTGCCGTCAGGTGAATTTGAAGTTCCTTTAGCCATTCAGGACCGTAGCTTCTACCCTGACGGTTCTCTCTACTACCCAACTGTCGGCAACACCCCTGCTGTGCATCCGCAGTGGCAGCCCTCTTTTCTGGGAAACACCATAATCGTCAACGGCTTAGCGTGGCCCAACATGGACGTAAAACAAGGACTCTATCGGCTACGCATCTTAGATGGCTCGAACTCTCGCTTCTACGACCTTAGCTTCTCAAACGGCATGAGCTTCACCCAAATTGGCTCAGACGGGGGATACCTAAAAGCACCCGTTGAATCAACCTCAAAACTCATCGCGCTAGGGGAACGCATAGACATACTCGTTGACTTCTCCAACGTAGCGGTGGGGGAGAAAATTGTGCTAAGAAACACCGCTGAAGAAGGCAACCAAAACGCGCAGACCACGGGTCAAATCATGCAGTTCACAGTGGTGGGTGAGCAGGGTTTCAAGGGGCAAGATTTGCCCAGCGAGTTGAACCCAACTCTTAGCGGAGAATTCCCCACTTTAGCCTCATCGGGCAAACAGCGCATCTTAACGTTGACCGATGTTGCTGGAGCAAGCGGCACACAGATGATGCTGCTTGACGGGCAAGAATGGTCTGCGCCAATTACGGAAACCCCAACTGTGGGCAGCACCGAGGACTGGGTCATAGTCAACCCGCTTATGGAGGCGCATCCTATTCATCTGCATCTGGTGCAGTTCCAAATCGTGAGCCGACAAACCTTCAACATCGGCAGCTACCTAGCTGAATGGAGTCGCCTCAACGGTGAAACACCATTCAACCACACCACAATCAACGTCCAATCACTGGATCCCTACTTGACTGGCACCAAAAAAGCTGCAGCTCCAAGCGAGCAAGGCTGGAAAGACACCGTGATTGTGAATACAGGGGAGGTTGTTACGATTAGGATTAGGTGGACGCAGTTGGATGGCAGTCCATACGCTTTTGATGCGACAGCGGGTCCAGGGTATGTTTGGCACTGTCACATGTTAGAGCACGAAGACAACGAAATGATGAGGCCATATGTACTTGTTGCAGCTGGTATTAATTGGGTATTTATGGTTGTGGCAGCTGCTGCAGTATCGTCTGGGGCTGTTTTGGCGGCTTTGGTGTTTTTAAGGCGACGGCGAAACCGCGGGGCAATTTGA